Proteins encoded together in one Myxococcales bacterium window:
- a CDS encoding nicotinamidase: MATRTVPTLPLPSHYQPADAGRWGYRPDETALATAAADWRRAHGLRPAASDERRVHLLLIDVQKDFCFPEGSLYVAGQSGTGAVDDSRRIAEFVYRNLGAITDVTTTMDTHFAFQIFSPSFWLDRDDAPLTAHRVVTSDDLAKGDVRPNPAMAKWLCGGNYAWLTKQVRFYCEELERAGKYQLYLWPPHCLLGSDGHALAGVVHAARLFHAFARGAQSWVEVKGGNPLTENYSVLRPEVLARFDGAPLAQRNTSFVKTLLGADAVVIGGQAASHCVKSTIDDLLTEIVTIDPALARKVYLLTDCMSAVTVPDGKGGCAVDFTSAATDALQRFADAGMHLVRSTDPLAAWPGLA; encoded by the coding sequence ATGGCCACTCGCACCGTCCCGACCTTGCCGCTGCCGTCCCACTACCAGCCCGCCGACGCCGGCCGCTGGGGCTACCGCCCCGACGAGACCGCGCTCGCGACCGCCGCCGCCGACTGGCGCCGCGCCCACGGGCTGCGCCCGGCCGCGTCGGACGAGCGCCGCGTGCACCTGCTCTTGATCGACGTGCAGAAGGACTTCTGCTTCCCCGAGGGCTCGCTCTACGTCGCCGGCCAGAGCGGCACCGGCGCCGTCGACGACTCACGCCGGATCGCCGAGTTCGTCTACCGCAACCTGGGCGCGATCACCGACGTGACCACGACCATGGACACCCACTTCGCGTTCCAGATCTTCTCGCCGTCGTTCTGGCTCGACCGCGACGACGCGCCCCTGACCGCGCACCGCGTGGTCACGTCCGACGATCTCGCCAAGGGCGACGTGCGGCCCAACCCGGCGATGGCCAAGTGGCTGTGCGGCGGCAACTACGCCTGGCTGACCAAGCAGGTGCGGTTCTACTGCGAGGAGCTCGAGCGCGCCGGCAAGTACCAGCTGTACCTGTGGCCGCCGCACTGCCTGCTCGGCTCCGACGGGCACGCCCTGGCCGGCGTGGTCCACGCCGCGCGGCTGTTCCACGCGTTCGCCCGCGGCGCGCAGTCGTGGGTCGAGGTCAAGGGCGGCAACCCGCTGACCGAGAACTACTCGGTGCTCCGGCCCGAGGTGCTGGCGCGGTTCGACGGCGCGCCGCTGGCGCAGCGCAACACCAGCTTCGTCAAGACCCTGCTCGGCGCCGACGCCGTGGTCATCGGCGGCCAGGCCGCCAGCCACTGCGTCAAGAGCACGATCGACGACCTGCTGACGGAGATCGTGACGATCGATCCGGCCCTCGCGCGCAAGGTCTACCTGCTCACCGACTGCATGTCGGCGGTGACCGTGCCCGACGGCAAGGGCGGCTGCGCCGTCGACTTCACCAGCGCCGCGACCGACGCGCTGCAGCGCTTCGCCGACGCCGGCATGCACCTGGTGCGCTCGACCGACCCGCTGGCCGCGTGGCCGGGCCTGGCCTGA
- a CDS encoding serine/threonine-protein kinase PknK, with the protein MMADEERPARSRYEHRGHLGSGSFGTVDRVYDRSRGREVALKRLHGTDGAAIYRFKREFRSLVGLAHPNLVDLYELDCVDDEWLFTMELIDGVRFDQWVRPDPEAPLDRARALDAFGQLADAVLALHHLGKLHRDLKPSNVLVDVAGRVVLLDFGLVSDPDTPEPPATRPVGTAAYMSPEQGARMPLTPASDWYAVGVMLYEALTAQRPFHGRADEVLLRKVTEPALPPRHLVPTVPADLDRLCVRLIDRDPDQRPGGEEVLAALGRAPSAATRKYASPATPRVGLCRDLARFCDLLRQAFVDSRDHAVVSVVLGPAGSGKTRLLESFLAEVRASHAPLVVGGRVTPGDRTPFPVLDAAVDQIGNFVLTLPPLELAAVVGDVLEMLPMFPALARLPLLERLTPLTATELDPDQLEQRAFTALARLSGRLAAHRPVIGWVDDAHATIGRGFQILDALLGPGHHVHLIYLHRSEVTDTPVLRALRDLPDGADVRWLELPAAPA; encoded by the coding sequence ATGATGGCAGACGAAGAGCGTCCGGCCCGCAGTCGCTACGAGCACCGCGGACACCTCGGCAGCGGCAGCTTCGGCACCGTCGACCGCGTCTACGACCGCAGCCGCGGTCGCGAGGTGGCGCTCAAGCGCCTGCACGGCACCGACGGCGCCGCGATCTACCGGTTCAAGCGCGAGTTCCGCTCGCTGGTCGGCCTGGCGCACCCCAACCTCGTCGACCTCTACGAGCTGGACTGCGTCGACGACGAGTGGCTGTTCACGATGGAGCTGATCGACGGCGTGCGCTTCGACCAGTGGGTGCGGCCCGATCCCGAGGCGCCGCTCGACCGCGCCCGCGCACTCGACGCGTTCGGGCAGCTCGCCGACGCGGTGCTGGCGCTGCACCACCTCGGCAAGCTCCACCGCGACCTCAAGCCGTCGAACGTCCTCGTCGACGTCGCCGGCCGGGTCGTGCTGCTCGACTTCGGGCTGGTGTCCGATCCCGACACGCCCGAGCCGCCCGCGACGCGACCGGTGGGCACCGCGGCGTACATGTCGCCGGAGCAGGGCGCCCGGATGCCGTTGACGCCGGCCAGCGACTGGTACGCCGTCGGGGTCATGCTGTACGAGGCGCTCACCGCCCAGCGCCCGTTCCACGGCCGGGCCGACGAGGTGCTGCTGCGCAAGGTCACCGAGCCGGCGCTGCCGCCGCGCCACCTCGTCCCGACCGTGCCTGCTGATCTCGATCGGCTGTGCGTCCGGCTGATCGATCGCGATCCCGACCAGCGCCCGGGCGGTGAGGAGGTGCTGGCCGCGCTCGGACGGGCGCCCTCGGCGGCGACCCGGAAGTATGCAAGTCCCGCGACGCCCCGCGTGGGTCTGTGTCGCGATCTCGCCCGCTTCTGCGACCTGCTCCGCCAGGCGTTCGTCGACAGCCGCGACCACGCGGTCGTGTCGGTCGTGCTCGGCCCGGCCGGCTCCGGCAAGACCAGGCTGCTCGAGTCGTTCCTGGCCGAGGTCCGCGCGAGCCACGCGCCGCTGGTGGTGGGCGGTCGGGTCACGCCCGGCGACCGCACGCCGTTCCCGGTGCTCGACGCCGCCGTCGATCAGATCGGCAACTTCGTGCTCACCTTGCCCCCGCTCGAACTGGCGGCGGTCGTCGGCGACGTGCTGGAGATGCTGCCGATGTTCCCGGCGCTGGCGCGCTTGCCGCTGCTCGAGCGCCTGACGCCGCTGACCGCGACCGAGCTCGATCCCGACCAGCTCGAGCAGCGCGCGTTCACCGCGCTGGCGCGCCTGAGCGGGCGCCTGGCGGCCCACCGGCCGGTGATCGGCTGGGTCGACGACGCCCACGCGACGATCGGGCGCGGCTTCCAGATCCTCGACGCGCTGCTCGGTCCGGGCCACCACGTCCACCTGATCTACCTGCACCGCAGCGAGGTCACCGACACCCCGGTGCTGCGGGCGCTGCGCGACCTGCCCGACGGCGCCGACGTGCGCTGGCTCGAGCTGCCCGCCGCGCCCGCGTGA
- a CDS encoding lysophospholipid acyltransferase family protein, whose translation MKAKDIATRLLRLAGWEIEGEVPRVAKCVALGVPHTSNWDGVLMIAMAVAGDIDMSFMIKDDWLRGPLGPLMRRLGAIGIDRTKANNVVQGMIDELRRRDRLWLVIPPEGTRGHTDYWKSGFYHIALGAGVPILPGYMDYKRKRMGIGAPIELTGDIGLDMDRIRAFYAAKAPTGHVPADFGPIRLRDEPTIN comes from the coding sequence ATGAAGGCGAAAGACATCGCGACGCGCCTGCTCCGGCTGGCGGGCTGGGAGATCGAGGGCGAGGTGCCGCGGGTCGCGAAGTGCGTGGCGCTGGGCGTGCCGCACACCAGCAACTGGGACGGCGTGCTGATGATCGCGATGGCCGTCGCCGGTGACATCGACATGTCGTTCATGATCAAGGACGACTGGCTGCGCGGCCCGCTGGGTCCGCTCATGCGCAGGCTCGGCGCGATCGGCATCGATCGCACCAAGGCCAACAACGTGGTCCAGGGGATGATCGACGAGCTGCGCCGCCGTGACCGGCTGTGGCTGGTGATCCCGCCCGAGGGCACGCGCGGCCACACCGACTACTGGAAGTCGGGCTTCTATCACATCGCGCTGGGCGCCGGCGTCCCGATCCTGCCGGGCTACATGGACTACAAGCGCAAGCGCATGGGCATCGGCGCGCCCATCGAGCTGACCGGCGACATCGGCCTCGACATGGATCGGATCCGCGCGTTCTACGCCGCCAAGGCCCCGACCGGCCACGTCCCCGCCGACTTCGGCCCGATCCGGCTGCGCGACGAGCCCACGATCAACTGA
- a CDS encoding VWA domain-containing protein — MKFRRVLTAVLFVALAACGGTGDDTTNPPATDTDGDGISDADEGAATNIDTDGDGTPDYQDADSDGDGIEDYREGGDADPATAPVDSDGDGTPDFRDTDSDNNGRPDGVDGAGDLDGDGQADFQDPDDDGDGIPDGVELGSDPLNPVNTDGTDAPDFQDTDSDNDTILDRDDGVIDYDGDTIGNWRDTDSDGDCRSDQVESGGVSPPRDTDGDSRPDFNDLDSDDDGLLDSAEDLNCNGVRDGTETDAGNADTDGDGVSDLIEAAAGTDANDPLDNPQANGDFVFIEPYQAPQFPTDDDLDFSSRLQALDMYVIIDRSGSMSTEIAAVRNNLATAVRNLTCPPLGTGDPATCIPDLWAGAGTVGYSGSGANTYSNHVDLQPLPSFAAIPTTEPAGCCAEPLNFSVFAAITGNGTAAATGCGLSGVNPRATCAGSPAANAGYPTFGYPCFREGALPVILLATDEQPLSAGDTNKCPNWNTVVLPQMTSRSARLVGILGSGFAANTDVDLRAMATATGAVDAAAGNAPLVFDGAGANAATAIENGIRTLANGVPLDLAAGTSDDPSDAVDAVAAFVDHLETLQLGTAACANMLTDRDSNGDGFRDAYDNVRAGTPVCWKLFSKVNNAVPATDQPQLFKATVTVTGDGVTVLDTRDVYFLVPPEPQDPPIN; from the coding sequence ATGAAGTTTCGCCGCGTCCTGACCGCCGTCCTGTTCGTCGCCCTCGCCGCCTGTGGCGGCACCGGCGACGACACCACCAACCCGCCCGCCACTGACACTGACGGCGACGGCATCTCCGACGCCGACGAGGGCGCCGCGACCAACATCGACACCGACGGCGACGGCACACCCGACTACCAGGACGCCGACTCGGACGGCGACGGCATCGAGGACTACCGCGAGGGCGGCGACGCCGACCCGGCGACGGCGCCGGTCGACTCCGACGGCGACGGCACCCCCGACTTCCGCGACACCGACTCCGACAACAACGGCCGCCCCGACGGCGTCGACGGCGCCGGCGACCTCGACGGCGACGGCCAGGCCGACTTCCAGGACCCCGACGACGACGGCGACGGCATCCCCGACGGCGTCGAGCTCGGCTCCGACCCGCTCAACCCGGTCAACACCGACGGGACCGACGCGCCCGACTTCCAGGACACCGACTCCGACAACGACACCATCCTCGATCGCGACGACGGCGTCATCGACTACGACGGCGACACCATCGGCAACTGGCGCGACACCGACTCCGACGGCGACTGCCGCAGCGATCAGGTCGAGTCGGGCGGCGTCAGCCCGCCGCGCGACACCGACGGCGACAGCCGCCCCGACTTCAACGACCTCGACAGCGACGACGACGGCCTGCTCGACAGCGCCGAGGATCTCAACTGCAACGGCGTCCGCGACGGCACCGAGACCGACGCCGGCAACGCCGACACGGACGGCGACGGCGTCAGCGACCTGATCGAGGCCGCGGCCGGCACCGACGCCAACGATCCGCTGGACAACCCCCAGGCCAACGGCGACTTCGTGTTCATCGAGCCGTACCAGGCGCCGCAGTTCCCCACCGACGACGACCTCGACTTCTCCAGCCGCCTCCAGGCGCTCGACATGTACGTCATCATCGATCGCTCGGGCTCGATGTCGACCGAGATCGCCGCGGTCCGCAACAACCTGGCGACCGCGGTGCGCAACCTGACCTGCCCGCCGCTGGGCACCGGCGACCCCGCGACCTGCATCCCGGATCTGTGGGCCGGCGCCGGCACCGTCGGCTACTCCGGCAGCGGCGCGAACACCTACAGCAACCACGTCGATCTGCAGCCCCTGCCCAGCTTCGCGGCGATCCCGACCACCGAGCCCGCCGGCTGCTGCGCCGAGCCGCTGAACTTCTCGGTGTTCGCCGCGATCACCGGCAACGGCACCGCCGCCGCCACCGGCTGCGGCCTGTCGGGCGTGAACCCCCGCGCGACCTGCGCCGGCTCGCCGGCCGCCAACGCTGGCTACCCGACCTTCGGCTACCCGTGCTTCCGCGAGGGCGCGCTGCCGGTGATCCTGCTCGCCACCGACGAGCAGCCGCTCAGCGCCGGCGACACCAACAAGTGCCCGAACTGGAACACCGTCGTGCTGCCCCAGATGACCAGCCGCAGCGCGCGCCTGGTGGGCATCCTCGGCAGCGGCTTCGCCGCCAACACCGACGTCGACCTGCGCGCCATGGCCACCGCCACCGGCGCGGTCGACGCCGCCGCCGGCAACGCGCCGCTGGTCTTCGACGGCGCCGGCGCCAACGCCGCGACCGCGATCGAGAACGGCATCCGCACGCTCGCGAACGGCGTGCCCCTCGACCTCGCCGCCGGCACCAGCGACGACCCGTCCGACGCCGTCGACGCGGTCGCCGCGTTCGTCGATCACCTGGAGACCCTGCAGCTCGGCACCGCGGCCTGCGCCAACATGCTGACCGATCGCGACAGCAACGGCGACGGCTTCCGCGACGCCTACGACAACGTCCGCGCCGGCACCCCGGTGTGCTGGAAGCTGTTCTCGAAGGTGAACAACGCGGTCCCGGCCACCGACCAGCCGCAGCTGTTCAAGGCCACGGTCACCGTGACCGGCGACGGCGTCACGGTGCTCGACACGCGCGACGTCTACTTCCTGGTGCCGCCCGAGCCCCAGGATCCGCCGATCAACTGA